A region of the Aerosakkonema funiforme FACHB-1375 genome:
GCAACACTCGGAATAGCACCTCCATTTTGGATAGTTAATTGCTTAGTTTCAATCCAAACATTGCCTCCCCGTCCAACGTTATAAAAGTTGAAAGAATCAATACCGCTTGGCAAGCTTGTATTAATTGCTGAAAAACCATCGATTTTAATGAAATTTGTCGTATTAACATAAATATTTCCCCCTACCTCTCCACTAAAATTTGTCGAAACAATTGCGCCGCCATCCTGCAAAAATAGTTCGCGAGCAGACACCAAAATATCGCCGATAGCACCATTGCCCAAATTGTCGAGTGTCACTCTGGTGTTGGAAAATCCATCAGTACCGACTTTTCGCAATTCCAAAGATTCGCTGGCATTAATGGTAATATTCCCAGAGCGGCTATTACCCAGATTGGTTAATGCTACGATCGACCCCTCATTGAGGCTGATATTTCTGCCTTGAAGGTGAATGGAACCACCAGGGGCACCACTCGCATCAACGAGTGCTTGTTGGGAAAATTCGATCTCGCCAAATTGTTGAATATCGCTATAGTCAAAACTCCAAGTTTTTTCACTCAATTTGAAATTGACAGTCCTGCTACTGGCACTACCGAGTTCGATCTGTCCTGACTGGGCAGTCAATAAACCCCCATCTAAGTTTATATTTCCTCCTACGAGGATCAAACTATTGCCATAACTGACTCTTAATCCGACAGGATTATTTTTGAAATCAAGCCGTATCAATATATTATCATTTAACCGATGCCCGGTATTTTGAACGGTAATTGTACCTGGGGTTTCTCCCATCTGCAAACCGACAGGGATACTAACGGTTAACAACGGTGTGGCGGTAGGATTGGTAGCGCTAAATTCCACTCCATCAGCAAATCGAATAGTGTCAGCAGTCGTCCCCAAAAATGAACCACCAATATTCAACTGCGCGTTCGGCCCAAATAGTATGCCCGCTGGATTTAGTAAAAACAAATTCGCACTACCATTAGCGCGAATTAAACCATCGATCTGGGAAATGTTTCCTCCTGTGATTCGACTAAAAATGTTTTGGATGTTAGCGGCATTGTTGAAGAATGCCGACCCATTGGTAGGAATAGAAAACTCTCTGAAACTGTGAAATAAGTTGTTGCCTTCAACCGCACCGTTGTCGATGGTAAAATTCAATCCATCAGCAGAGATGACGCTGGTGGAAATGCTGCCATCAGCAGCAATTTGGGCTGCTACAGGTGCAGTGAAAATTACACCGATCGCTCCCAACCAACAAGTTATACGGTAGATATTCATCCGTTGCTCCTTCTTAAATTTGAAGTATTAATTGATACTATAATTCATTGGGATGACAGGGTAAGGGGCGGGGTTGTGCGATATTGCTACGCAACGCCGCCGCAGAATTTACCTTTGCAGTCAGTACCACTTGTCGGTTGGAATTGAGGCTCAACTCAGTGGCTTCAACAACGGGGTCGCCCAATTTCCAAGTGAAAGTGGCAATTGCGGCAGCATCTTGCGACTCCCGATCGGTGATTGCCGCTTGCCCAGTCTCGATCGGTTGTACTTGCACTACTTCGTAGGGCAGCATTGGAGTTGATGGCGTTTCCAGCAATCCTCCGTTGCCCGCGACGACAAAGGTTGCCTTGCTATTGCGTTGGCGTGCCAAACAGCTATTAGCGACGACTCGATCGGTATTGACAAAATTAATGGGGGGAGGTTGTAGAACACCGTGTTGGTTGACGTTGAGAATAGAGATATCAATTGTGCCGCTGAGTCCCAATTGGGAACTAGCACTGATGTCGCTACTTTCGGTGAGTTGGGGACGATTTACCAGTCCGAAGATGCCAGAGGTGGTGATTTGAATATTGCCGCCATTACCTCGAACTGCGTTGGCGATGATGTCGCTATTTTCTAACCCAACCAGAATGGGTGAGTTAATTGACAAATTGCCACCATTTCCATTGGCTTGTGCTGTGGCTGAAAGCAGACTATGCTGACGCAGCAGCAGATTTTCTGGCACGTTTAAGCGAATATTACCCCCATTCCCGGAGGCGGTGGTCGCGGTGATGCTGCCTTCGTCGTTCAAGAAAATCGAGTTGGCGTCAATTTGTACGTTTCCTGCCAGTCCTGGCCCATCATTTCTGACTGTGACAGTTCCCCCATTTGTGATGCGTAATAAAGGAGTATGGATGGTCAGGGGCCCTGCATTACCAGTGGGAATAGGAGGTATTCCAAAGGCAGCCTGAGTAGCCGGATCGGTAATCTCAGCATTGGAAAAAATGCGAGCGGGTAATCCAATCGCACGACCCTGAGTTACGCGACCTGCAATATCGATCGACTCCGAAGCGTTCACTTCTACGCTACCGACTGAACCGCTGGCTAAGCTCGTAGACCCCAAAGATGCGCCCTCTTGAATTACCAATCGAGAAGCGTTGATGACGACGCGATTGGCATTACCAGCTCCCGAAGTCTGGGTAGACAGCGAACTTTCTGAAAATGCCCTTGGGTTGTAACCTGCAACTTCAACTAGATCGGCAGCATTCACTTGGATTGTTCCACTGTCTCCAGAACTGAGAGCTACAGAAATAATTGCCCCAGAATCGAGGATATGAAGATTATCCGTCGATATCGTGATGTTCCCTCCTTTGCCGCTCGCTACAGAAAATGTGACCAGCCCACTATAAATGACTGGCTTGGTGGGGTTAAAGCCACGGATATCGATCGTCCCGCCTAGATTTGCGATAATGTTTGCACCAGCTGATTGACTCCGGCTTCTCGTAATAATTCTGGCTCCATCCTGGAGGGAGAGTCGATCGGCAGAGATGACCACATCTCCTACCTGACCTGTACCGAAATTGTTACTTTGGATCGAACTTGACAATTGACCGTCGGCTGTATTCCCCGTCAAACTGAGGGAGCCTCTGGCATCGATCGTAATTCCACCGGAGGTTTGCGTTCCCAGGTTTTGGAGCAAAGCAAAAGATCCCTCACTCAAGCTAATGTTTTGTCCTTGGAGTTGGATGGAGCCATTACTGCTGCTAGCATTCAGCAGCGATTGTCGTGCCAGATGAATATCGTTAAATTGCGATACGGCAGAGTAATCCCCCACCCAACCCGTAGGAGTAGCATTTAGTCCCACTATCCCTACGCTGACACTGCCTATTTCTAAGTGTCCGCTGCTCTTAGTGGAAATAACTCCGCCGGAGAAGTTTACACCACCGCCAATCAACACCAGAGTTCGATCGATTCCGGCTTGCAATCCCGGCGGGCTATTGCTGGCATTAGCCTGACCAAAGCCAGTGCTATCTGTTAACTTGTTTCCTAGTCCCTGCACGGTAATTGCGCCTGGGTTTTGTCCCATTTGCAACCCAGTGGGTACGCTCACGGTCAGTAGTGGTGATGTGGCTGGATTCGTGGTGCTAAATTCTACTCCATCAGCAAACCGAATACTATTAGCAGTTGTACCGATAAACGAACCATTGAGGTCGAGTTTGGCATTGGCTCCCAAGATAATGCCATTGGGGTTGAGTAAGAATAAATTGGCATTACCCAATACTCCCAAGATGCCGTTAATATTAGACTGATTAGAACCTGTAATTCTACTGAATATATTGGTAATGCCATCTGGGTTGGTGAAATATGCCGATCGTCCGTTTTGGATATTGAATTCGCTGAAACTGTGGAATAAATTAGCACCGCGAACTGTGCCGCCGTCGATGATTTCGCTCGGTATGCCATTAATTTCCAGATTGGGCGTAACTGTAGTAGTTCCTACGGTGCGATCGGGGACGATTTGACCGAAACTTGGCATTTCTAGAAACATCAAATTTGGCAACAGTAACAACCAAATTATTCGGTATTGAATCAATTTCATAACAGCGTTTTCCCCTGAAAACAAACGTCTAACTTCCGGTGAATTATTGCCAATTACCCACTAAAATAAATGGCGACCAAATTGCTGGATGACCGTTAGGATCTTTGATTAGTTTGATTTGTGCTTGTCTCAATGCCTCTGCTTTGGTGATTCCCGGTTGTTGAAGAAGTTTATAAAAGTTTTCAATTAAGGGTAAGGTATCGGCATCGTTGACAAACCAAAGACTGGCAAAAGTGGTTTGGACGCCTGCTCGTAATGCAACACCAGCAATACCCAGAGTAGAGCGATCGTTCCCCGCTGCTGTTTGGCAAGCACTCAGGGTAAGGAGTTCGATCGGGTGTTTACTTTGGCGCAGCACTTCTTCAAATTCATTTAAAGATATTCGCCGATCGAACATTTGCAAGAAGGTACTATTAGGATCGGCACCAAATTTGCCGTGAGTGGCTAAGTGAACTATGGGATAGTTGCCTTTATTAATTTGCTTTTCTAAATTGGCTAAAGTAAAATCTTTATCTAAAAATCGCACTCCTCCCACAATTTCTTGAATACCTTGAGTTTCTTTGGGAACATTCGGTAAGGGAGCAAAAGGAGGAATTTCTGCACTTAAACCAAAGATTAAAGCATTAGACTTAACCAGATTTGATTTTTTATTAGCTGTTAAATGTAAGCCTAGTGTGGTGGCAATAGCGTACTTTTCAACTAAATATTGCTTGCCATCGTACAATGCTGCCATTGGTACATTCCTCAAAACGCCATCGTTAATAAATAGAAGAGTTTTGGGGTTGGCTTTTTCTAAGTCTGCTAGCATTGGCACGATCAGCCAATTATAAACTTTCTGGCTCTCTACTAAGTATTCATCTGTGGAAATATCTTCTAAAGTGAAGCGAAGGCGATCGATTTGGTTTTCTATTTCTTGACGGGATAGAGCTACCTCATACCGATGGACAGAACCATCTGGTAAGCGCAAGATTGAATAGGTGCGATCTTTTAAAATAATCGAGTTGATAACGGCAGTGTTAGTGCTGGCTATTTCCGCAAGCGGATCGCTTTTATCCCGCGCTACTTCTGTACATTCATCCCCGAAAAAGTTTTGCAATTCAGCTAATTGCAATAATTCTACCACTTGCAACGCATCTTCGATTTTGGCTTTGGCATCCTTACCAGCAGATTTTTCACTTTCATTGAGTAATAAACCGATCAGTTCTCGATAAACTGGTTCTACCGAATCTCTCAAGTCAAATTGCAAGTCTTTGCTGGCTGCCGCTAAATCGCTACGAATACTTTGGAGGGTGACGATCGCATCTTTGTAAGATCCAATGGCTAATTCGTTTTGTCCTGTAGCCTTGTAAATTCGTCCCGTTTGTGATTGCCAGCGATAAAGACTATCGGCAGCATTTGCTTGTTGGGCGGCTAAAGCAGCTTGCTGGGTAAGCTGCATAGCTACCGTCCAGTTTTGAACTTGTTCGTAAACTTTTCCTAATGCTCCGACGGCAAATGATTCGGCGCGTTTATCTCCGATATTTCTGGTAATGACGATCGCTTTTTGTAAGGTTTGCGCTTTTAGTTGTTGGTTATTGCGGTTGGCATTGCCTACAATTTCGGCGGCGCTGATTAAAGCATAGGCTTTCTGACGAGAGTCGGATACTCTCTCTAAAAGAGAGATGGCTTGCATGGAATAATTTCCGATCGCATCAGTTTTTGGTGATGGTAATTGCTGTAAGAACTGAGCTAAATTTAATAATGCTTTGGCGTGCATGATTCCGCCTAATGGTTTACTTGCTTCTACGGCAAGTTCGTAAGTTGTGCGAGCAGATATGGCATCTTGTTGGGCTAAATTCGTCAACCGCGCTTCTTCTCGATCGTCTCCTTCCCTTTGTGCGGCATTCATTTGTAATAAATACTGTTGGTAACGACGGTTAAAAACGCTGCCTAAATTGTTTAAATTCGTCGCGATCGCTTGAGTATTTTTCAACGTATTGGCTAAATTTAAACTGGTTTGGTAAGCGACGATCGCTTTTTCCAATTCTCCCGCCGCAGAATAGGTATTTCCTAATGCTCCTTGGGCGGCTATTTCGGTGGTTTGGTCTTGATTTTTACGCGCCATATCGATCGCAGACTGCAAAATTGGCATGGCTTGGCGAAATTGTCCCAAAGCGTTGTAAGCTTGTGCTTGTTCGGTCAATACTTGCGCTAAAAAACGGCGAGATTCTCCATCTGAGGAAGATTGATAAATTTTGGCAGCTTTTTCCCAATTGGCGATCGCTTCTCCTAAATTTCCAATTTGGCGATAAGCAGTTCCTACATTAGTGTAAAGTAGGGCTTTTTGTTTGCGATCGAATGTTTGGTTTAGTGCTGACTGCCAAATTGCGATCGCTTCTTGGTATTGTCCGGCATTATAGCGAATACTGCCTTCGTCTTCTCCGCTATTTTGTGAATTTTTCTCAATCGCTCGCTCGCTGTTATGTGTTAATTTTGTGTCTATAGCAATAGCCATTGATTGAGTAATTAAAATATGCAGCCATAAATACATAAAAACACCGACGCCAAATAATAAAATCCTTCTTCGTAAGGCTGAAAAAGGCAAATTAATGCTGATGATTTTAACTATACTTATTATATTTTGGCAGATGTTTGCTAAATGCCCTAGAACCTGTTTTGATTGCACGATATTACTCCTTAATATGAATCAAATGGGTATTTCAATCACAAACTCTGCTCCTTTTCCAGGAGCAGAAATACAAGTCAATTTGCCTTTGTGGGTTTCCTCAACAATTTGGCGACTGATTGATAAACCCAAACCAGTGCCTTTACCTACTCCTTTAGTTGTAAATAGTTGCTCGAAAATTTTCTGTTGTACGCTTTCCGGTATGCCAGGACCATTATCCTTAATACGAATCGCTACCATAGAATTATCTTCAGATATTTCTGTGCGAATTATAATTATATTGGGATTAGCTTTAATTTCATCTAAAGAGCGT
Encoded here:
- a CDS encoding two-partner secretion domain-containing protein, translated to MNIYRITCWLGAIGVIFTAPVAAQIAADGSISTSVISADGLNFTIDNGAVEGNNLFHSFREFSIPTNGSAFFNNAANIQNIFSRITGGNISQIDGLIRANGSANLFLLNPAGILFGPNAQLNIGGSFLGTTADTIRFADGVEFSATNPTATPLLTVSIPVGLQMGETPGTITVQNTGHRLNDNILIRLDFKNNPVGLRVSYGNSLILVGGNINLDGGLLTAQSGQIELGSASSRTVNFKLSEKTWSFDYSDIQQFGEIEFSQQALVDASGAPGGSIHLQGRNISLNEGSIVALTNLGNSRSGNITINASESLELRKVGTDGFSNTRVTLDNLGNGAIGDILVSARELFLQDGGAIVSTNFSGEVGGNIYVNTTNFIKIDGFSAINTSLPSGIDSFNFYNVGRGGNVWIETKQLTIQNGGAIPSVAFGFGTGGNIQVNAFDSIELRGENPLNFTPTGIGMTSFRGNTGQLTINTSRLIVIDGANVSAATQSPGNAGNLTIDATSSIEVSGVGAISGQPSKISAGATVLTPTFQQTFGLPPFPTGNTGDLIVNTPQLQISNGGIVSVSHEGVGNAGNLLINANSILLDRAGSITAATNSGEGGSMNLRTNTLIARNGSSVSTTAGGSGNGGNMTIASPIVVGLENSDITANAFQGRGGNIQITTEGIFLSADSNITASSQLGISGNVSISNLNLQPETLVFLPANTLVNQTPVIASSCLTQRNAQQGRFVVTGNGGLSETPDNLAMPYEAAQVRTVGQLQARGNQALEINNSKQPDRSIQEATGLAFTPDGKLILVINQTQPSPVDDLTCSF
- a CDS encoding two-partner secretion domain-containing protein; this encodes MKLIQYRIIWLLLLPNLMFLEMPSFGQIVPDRTVGTTTVTPNLEINGIPSEIIDGGTVRGANLFHSFSEFNIQNGRSAYFTNPDGITNIFSRITGSNQSNINGILGVLGNANLFLLNPNGIILGANAKLDLNGSFIGTTANSIRFADGVEFSTTNPATSPLLTVSVPTGLQMGQNPGAITVQGLGNKLTDSTGFGQANASNSPPGLQAGIDRTLVLIGGGVNFSGGVISTKSSGHLEIGSVSVGIVGLNATPTGWVGDYSAVSQFNDIHLARQSLLNASSSNGSIQLQGQNISLSEGSFALLQNLGTQTSGGITIDARGSLSLTGNTADGQLSSSIQSNNFGTGQVGDVVISADRLSLQDGARIITRSRSQSAGANIIANLGGTIDIRGFNPTKPVIYSGLVTFSVASGKGGNITISTDNLHILDSGAIISVALSSGDSGTIQVNAADLVEVAGYNPRAFSESSLSTQTSGAGNANRVVINASRLVIQEGASLGSTSLASGSVGSVEVNASESIDIAGRVTQGRAIGLPARIFSNAEITDPATQAAFGIPPIPTGNAGPLTIHTPLLRITNGGTVTVRNDGPGLAGNVQIDANSIFLNDEGSITATTASGNGGNIRLNVPENLLLRQHSLLSATAQANGNGGNLSINSPILVGLENSDIIANAVRGNGGNIQITTSGIFGLVNRPQLTESSDISASSQLGLSGTIDISILNVNQHGVLQPPPINFVNTDRVVANSCLARQRNSKATFVVAGNGGLLETPSTPMLPYEVVQVQPIETGQAAITDRESQDAAAIATFTWKLGDPVVEATELSLNSNRQVVLTAKVNSAAALRSNIAQPRPLPCHPNEL
- a CDS encoding CHAT domain-containing protein; amino-acid sequence: MQSKQVLGHLANICQNIISIVKIISINLPFSALRRRILLFGVGVFMYLWLHILITQSMAIAIDTKLTHNSERAIEKNSQNSGEDEGSIRYNAGQYQEAIAIWQSALNQTFDRKQKALLYTNVGTAYRQIGNLGEAIANWEKAAKIYQSSSDGESRRFLAQVLTEQAQAYNALGQFRQAMPILQSAIDMARKNQDQTTEIAAQGALGNTYSAAGELEKAIVAYQTSLNLANTLKNTQAIATNLNNLGSVFNRRYQQYLLQMNAAQREGDDREEARLTNLAQQDAISARTTYELAVEASKPLGGIMHAKALLNLAQFLQQLPSPKTDAIGNYSMQAISLLERVSDSRQKAYALISAAEIVGNANRNNQQLKAQTLQKAIVITRNIGDKRAESFAVGALGKVYEQVQNWTVAMQLTQQAALAAQQANAADSLYRWQSQTGRIYKATGQNELAIGSYKDAIVTLQSIRSDLAAASKDLQFDLRDSVEPVYRELIGLLLNESEKSAGKDAKAKIEDALQVVELLQLAELQNFFGDECTEVARDKSDPLAEIASTNTAVINSIILKDRTYSILRLPDGSVHRYEVALSRQEIENQIDRLRFTLEDISTDEYLVESQKVYNWLIVPMLADLEKANPKTLLFINDGVLRNVPMAALYDGKQYLVEKYAIATTLGLHLTANKKSNLVKSNALIFGLSAEIPPFAPLPNVPKETQGIQEIVGGVRFLDKDFTLANLEKQINKGNYPIVHLATHGKFGADPNSTFLQMFDRRISLNEFEEVLRQSKHPIELLTLSACQTAAGNDRSTLGIAGVALRAGVQTTFASLWFVNDADTLPLIENFYKLLQQPGITKAEALRQAQIKLIKDPNGHPAIWSPFILVGNWQ